One segment of Triticum aestivum cultivar Chinese Spring chromosome 2A, IWGSC CS RefSeq v2.1, whole genome shotgun sequence DNA contains the following:
- the LOC123188751 gene encoding factor of DNA methylation 1 isoform X2, producing the protein MGILVNLPADLMDTNFVRESEHMLKSQLSRFRPCEVTVLLDSKGQTDHSIIKFAEDWTGFKDALAFENHFIVEQYSKTDWNRRNCKMDDLYGWLARSDDYNSHGTIGEHLRKIGVLKSVGDREHERTERIAHFTRQIEEKNKHLQELELKHNQTAMKLESMMKDKDRMVEEHNEKIRKMQEDARWNSSKIVEDNQRLQQELKTRREQAIRRHKQLEELARKSNIDRAKVEAEKEKNANENVLLDLATLKHKKAREELRQLLKKHEQEKEDAFRRQYKLEEDLTSKQNLEMELAQLRGKLEVMKHMGAEADTTSKEFDKVSEELKEKDEQLEAMESANQALIIVERRTNDELEQAKKELIQGLQQIQVTRSTIGVKRMGVLDEKAFVAACKKKEGNGVSKKNAKYDVEATLVLSKWEDEIKQPDWHPFKVIDVDGQTKEIVREDDEKLQALKEELGQEAHDVVVKALLEMNEYNPSGRYPVPVLWNFKENRRAPLDEAVAYILKQWKASKNKRTYFS; encoded by the exons ATGGGCATTCTGGTTAATCTACCAGCTGATTTGATGGATACAAATTTTGTCAGGGAGAGTGAGCATATGTTAAAATCACAGTTATCACGGTTCAGACCATGCGAAGTCACTGTTCTTTTGGATTCAAAGGGCCAGACTGATCACTCCATCATCAAGTTTGCTGAAGACTGGACTGGGTTCAAGGATGCATTAGCTTTTGAAAACCATTTCATAGTGGAGCAGTACAGTAAGACTGATTGGAACAGAAGAAACTGTAAAATGGACGATCTTTATGGATGGCTTGCAAGATCTGATGATTATAACTCTCATGGGACAATAGGAGAGCATTTGAGGAAAATTGGAGTTCTAAAAAGTGTTGGTGATCGGGAACATGAGAGAACTGAGCGTATTGCTCATTTTACTCGCCAAATAGAAGAGAAGAATAAGCATTTACAAGAACTGGAGCTGAAGCACAATCAAACTGCAATGAAACTTGAAAGCATGATGAAAGACAAGGATCGAATGGTTGAGGAACATAATGAAA AGATAAGAAAGATGCAGGAAGACGCTCGTTGGAATTCTAGTAAAATAGTTGAAGATAATCAAAGACTGCAACAGGAACTGAAGACCAGGAGAGAACAAGCCATCCGGAGACATAAGCAACTTGAAGAGTTGGCTAGGAAAAGTAATATTGACAGAGCAAAAGTCGAAGCAGAGAAAGAAAAG AATGCAAACGAGAATGTTCTTCTTGACTTAGCAACCCTAAAGCATAAGAAGGCGCGTGAAGAGCTCAGGCAGCTTCTCAAGAAACACGAG CAAGAGAAAGAAGATGCTTTCAGGAGGCAATACAAACTGGAAGAGGACTTAACTTCTAAGCAGAATCTTGAGATGGAATTAGCACAGTTGAGAGGGAAGTTAGAGGTAATGAAGCACATGGGAGCTGAGGCAGATACAACATCAAAGGAATTTGATAAGGTGTCTGAAGAGCTGAAAGAGAAAGATGAACAGCTTGAAGCCATGGAATCTGCAAACCAGGCCCTTATTATTGTGGAACGAAGGACCAATGATGAACTTGAACAAGCCAAGAAAGAACTTATACAG GGCCTACAACAGATACAAGTAACTCGATCCACTATTGGTGTCAAGAGAATGGGTGTGCTTGATGAAAAAGCTTTTGttgctgcatgcaaaaagaaaGAGGGAAATGGTGTTTCGAAAAAAAATGCAAAGTATGATGTAGAGGCAACACTTGTGTTATCAAAATGGGAAGATGAGATCAAGCAACCAGATTGGCATCCTTTCAAAGTTATCGATGTTGATGGACAGACAAAG GAAATAGTCCGGGAAGACGATGAGAAGCTGCAAGCCCTGAAAGAagagctggggcaggaggcccacGATGTTGTGGTCAAGGCCCTTCTTGAGATGAACGAATACAACCCCAGCGGCAGGTACCCTGTCCCCGTGCTGTGGAACTTCAAGGAGAACCGGAGAGCGCCGCTTGACGAGGCAGTAGCGTACATTCTCAAGCAGTGGAAGGCGAGCAAGAACAAGAGAACCTACTTCTCCTGA
- the LOC123188751 gene encoding factor of DNA methylation 1 isoform X1, with protein MEHTSEEESEISDSEIDEYKDKIYAQLRLRSQKLKVQYGEKIFRCPLCLGKRKQDYNVKDLLQHASGIGAAQKRKPRVRAAHLALAEYVKNDLGSSLEPSLQLAIVEYKPPKIEQEKFVWPWMGILVNLPADLMDTNFVRESEHMLKSQLSRFRPCEVTVLLDSKGQTDHSIIKFAEDWTGFKDALAFENHFIVEQYSKTDWNRRNCKMDDLYGWLARSDDYNSHGTIGEHLRKIGVLKSVGDREHERTERIAHFTRQIEEKNKHLQELELKHNQTAMKLESMMKDKDRMVEEHNEKIRKMQEDARWNSSKIVEDNQRLQQELKTRREQAIRRHKQLEELARKSNIDRAKVEAEKEKNANENVLLDLATLKHKKAREELRQLLKKHEQEKEDAFRRQYKLEEDLTSKQNLEMELAQLRGKLEVMKHMGAEADTTSKEFDKVSEELKEKDEQLEAMESANQALIIVERRTNDELEQAKKELIQGLQQIQVTRSTIGVKRMGVLDEKAFVAACKKKEGNGVSKKNAKYDVEATLVLSKWEDEIKQPDWHPFKVIDVDGQTKEIVREDDEKLQALKEELGQEAHDVVVKALLEMNEYNPSGRYPVPVLWNFKENRRAPLDEAVAYILKQWKASKNKRTYFS; from the exons ATGGAGCATACCTCTGAAGAAGAATCTGAGATTAGTGATTCGGAGATCGATGAGTACAAGGACAAGATCTACGCGCAACTGCGGCTGCGGTCCCAAAAATTGAAAGTGCAGTATGGTGAGAAGATCTTCCGGTGCCCGCTCTGCCTAGGGAAAAGGAAGCAAGATTACAACGTCAAGGATCTTCTGCAGCATGCCTCAGGAATAGGGGCTGCTCAGAAACGCAAGCCCAGGGTGAGGGCAGCACACCTAGCACTTGCAGAGTATGTGAAGAATGATTTGGGCAGCTCCTTGGAACCATCATTGCAGCTTGCCATCGTTGAGTATAAGCCTCCTAAGATTGAACAAGAGAAGTTCGTATGGCCGTGGATGGGCATTCTGGTTAATCTACCAGCTGATTTGATGGATACAAATTTTGTCAGGGAGAGTGAGCATATGTTAAAATCACAGTTATCACGGTTCAGACCATGCGAAGTCACTGTTCTTTTGGATTCAAAGGGCCAGACTGATCACTCCATCATCAAGTTTGCTGAAGACTGGACTGGGTTCAAGGATGCATTAGCTTTTGAAAACCATTTCATAGTGGAGCAGTACAGTAAGACTGATTGGAACAGAAGAAACTGTAAAATGGACGATCTTTATGGATGGCTTGCAAGATCTGATGATTATAACTCTCATGGGACAATAGGAGAGCATTTGAGGAAAATTGGAGTTCTAAAAAGTGTTGGTGATCGGGAACATGAGAGAACTGAGCGTATTGCTCATTTTACTCGCCAAATAGAAGAGAAGAATAAGCATTTACAAGAACTGGAGCTGAAGCACAATCAAACTGCAATGAAACTTGAAAGCATGATGAAAGACAAGGATCGAATGGTTGAGGAACATAATGAAA AGATAAGAAAGATGCAGGAAGACGCTCGTTGGAATTCTAGTAAAATAGTTGAAGATAATCAAAGACTGCAACAGGAACTGAAGACCAGGAGAGAACAAGCCATCCGGAGACATAAGCAACTTGAAGAGTTGGCTAGGAAAAGTAATATTGACAGAGCAAAAGTCGAAGCAGAGAAAGAAAAG AATGCAAACGAGAATGTTCTTCTTGACTTAGCAACCCTAAAGCATAAGAAGGCGCGTGAAGAGCTCAGGCAGCTTCTCAAGAAACACGAG CAAGAGAAAGAAGATGCTTTCAGGAGGCAATACAAACTGGAAGAGGACTTAACTTCTAAGCAGAATCTTGAGATGGAATTAGCACAGTTGAGAGGGAAGTTAGAGGTAATGAAGCACATGGGAGCTGAGGCAGATACAACATCAAAGGAATTTGATAAGGTGTCTGAAGAGCTGAAAGAGAAAGATGAACAGCTTGAAGCCATGGAATCTGCAAACCAGGCCCTTATTATTGTGGAACGAAGGACCAATGATGAACTTGAACAAGCCAAGAAAGAACTTATACAG GGCCTACAACAGATACAAGTAACTCGATCCACTATTGGTGTCAAGAGAATGGGTGTGCTTGATGAAAAAGCTTTTGttgctgcatgcaaaaagaaaGAGGGAAATGGTGTTTCGAAAAAAAATGCAAAGTATGATGTAGAGGCAACACTTGTGTTATCAAAATGGGAAGATGAGATCAAGCAACCAGATTGGCATCCTTTCAAAGTTATCGATGTTGATGGACAGACAAAG GAAATAGTCCGGGAAGACGATGAGAAGCTGCAAGCCCTGAAAGAagagctggggcaggaggcccacGATGTTGTGGTCAAGGCCCTTCTTGAGATGAACGAATACAACCCCAGCGGCAGGTACCCTGTCCCCGTGCTGTGGAACTTCAAGGAGAACCGGAGAGCGCCGCTTGACGAGGCAGTAGCGTACATTCTCAAGCAGTGGAAGGCGAGCAAGAACAAGAGAACCTACTTCTCCTGA
- the LOC123188750 gene encoding major pollen allergen Ole e 10, translating into MKRKELIMNVILILACFIVCAAGALQEKAESTTPIPTLSPPEGNTSFIDGVTWCVARPGVPQEDLQNALDWACGQGAADCSPLQPGGHCYQPNTLLLHASYAFNIFYQQNGNSDIACNFGGAGTITKRDPSFGLCKFLASETSAASALVLRSMRMICAAFLTMLQLRVFKAVR; encoded by the exons ATGAAGAGAAAGGAGCTGATCATGAACGTTATTTTGATCCTTGCGTGCTTCATTG TGTGCGCGGCAGGCGCGCTGCAGGAGAAGGCGGAGTCGACCACCCCGATCCCTACCCTGTCTCCTCCGGAGGGAAACACGAGCTTCATCGACGGTGTCACCTGGTGCGTCGCGCGGCCGGGAGTCCCCCAGGAGGACCTCCAGAACGCGCTGGACTGGGCGTGCGGCCAGGGCGCAGCCGACTGCTCGCCGCTGCAGCCGGGCGGGCATTGCTACCAGCCCAACACGCTCCTGTTGCACGCCTCCTACGCCTTCAACATCTTCTACCAGCAGAACGGCAATTCCGACATCGCCTGCAACTTCGGCGGCGCTGGAACCATCACCAAGAGGGACCCAA GTTTCGGGCTATGCAAGTTCCTGGCATCTGA GACTTCTGCTGCTTCAGCGCTCGTGTTGAGGAGCATGAGGATGATCTGTGCTGCGTTTCTGACCATGCTCCAGCTCAGAGTTTTCAAAGCTGTGCGCTGA
- the LOC123188749 gene encoding pentatricopeptide repeat-containing protein At4g21065, with product MQLPCARQPSTHPVLRHCVALLRLHLPSPSVAAAKQIHARALRATGVTLSHPLLAKHLLFHLASLRAGAPPLLYAVAVLSRLLPDPDPFSLNTVLRIAASSARPRLALALHRRRLAPPDTHTYPPLLQACTRLLALREGESLHAEAAKNGLVALVFVKNSLVHHYGACGLFESAHRVFDEIPVLERNLVSWNSVMNGFAANGRPNEVLTIFRETFEVDLMPDGFTIVSVLNACAEIGALALGRRVHVFASKVGLVGNRHVGNALIDLYAKCGGVEDARKVFEDMGVGRTVVSWTSLIVGLAGNGFGKDALELFGLMEREKLIPTDITMVGVLYACSHCGLVDDGFRYFNEMKDKYGIAPKIEHLGCMVDLLGRAGRVEEAHDYISTMPLEPNAVVWRTLLGACAMHKKLELGEAAWSRLVELDPGHSGDYVLLSNLYAAVGRWADVHVLRKTMVTHGVRKNPGHSLVEIRNSVYEFVMGDRSHPESDQIYLMLAEIAERLRRQGYVPRTSNVLADIEEEEKEAALNYHSERLAIAFALLKCLPGTPIRIVKNLRVCGDCHLVIKLISKDYCSESIGATSSVADRCNLSLGLTH from the exons ATGCAATTGCCATGCGCGAGACAACCTTCCACACACCCGGTGCTGCGCCACTGCGTCgcgctcctccgcctccacctGCCGTCTCCCTCCGTCGCTGCGGCCAAGCAGATCCACGCGCGCGCGCTCCGTGCGACTGGCGTGACCCTCTCCCACCCTCTCCTCGCCAAGCACCTCCTCTTCCACCTAGCTTCCCTCCGCGCCGGCGCTCCCCCGCTCCTCTACGCCGTCGCCGTCCTCTCCCGCCTCCTCCCCGACCCGGACCCTTTCTCCCTCAACACCGTCCTCCGCATCGCCGCGTCCTCGGCGCGCCCACGCCTCGCGCtcgcgctccaccgccgccgcctcgcgccgcccgaCACGCACACCTACCCGCCGCTCCTCCAGGCCTGCACACGCCTCCTCGCCCTTCGCGAAGGCGAGAGCCTCcacgccgaggccgccaagaacgGCCTGGTGGCGCTCGTCTTCGTCAAGAACTCGCTTGTCCACCACTATGGTGCGTGCGGCCTCTTTGAGAGCGCCCACAGGGTGTTCGACGAAATTCCGGTGCTGGAGCGGAACCTCGTCTCCTGGAACTCCGTGATGAACGGGTTCGCGGCCAATGGCAGGCCCAACGAGGTACTGACAATCTTCCGGGAGACGTTCGAGGTGGACCTCATGCCGGATGGATTCACCATTGTGAGTGTTTTAAATGCGTGCGCAGAGATCGGGGCGCTCGCTCTCGGGAGGAGGGTGCATGTGTTTGCGTCCAAGGTTGGGTTAGTAGGGAACAGACATGTTGGTAATGCGCTGATTGATCTGTATGCCAAGTGCGGCGGAGTTGAGGATGCAAGGAAGGTGTTTGAGGACATGGGGGTGGGAAGGACCGTGGTCTCATGGACGTCACTGATCGTGGGTTTGGCAGGGAATGGGTTTGGGAAGGATGCGCTTGAGCTGTTCGGTCTGATGGAGAGGGAGAAGCTTATCCCTACTGATATCACTATGGTAGGAGTGCTGTATGCTTGTAGCCACTGCGGGTTGGTTGACGATGGGTTTCGATATTTCAATGAGATGAAGGACAAGTACGGCATAGCACCAAAGATTGAACATCTTGGATGTATGGTGGATCTGCTGGGGAGAGCTGGAAGAGTTGAGGAAGCGCACGATTATATCAGCACGATGCCACTGGAGCCCAATGCTGTTGTGTGGCGGACATTGCTAGGTGCTTGTGCTATGCACAAGAAGCTGGAACTTGGGGAGGCTGCTTGGTCACGGCTGGTTGAGCTTGACCCTGGGCACAGCGGCGACTATGTCCTCCTCTCAAATCTGTATGCTGCTGTTGGGAGGTGGGCAGATGTCCATGTCCTTAGGAAGACAATGGTCACGCAtggagtgaggaaaaacccagggCATAGCCTTGTGGAGATCCGCAACTCCGTGTATGAGTTTGTTATGGGCGACAGATCACATCCTGAGAGTGATCAGATATACCTAATGCTTGCCGAGATAGCCGAGAGATTGAGGCGCCAAGGTTACGTCCCCCGCACAAGCAATGTATTGGCAGATATAGAGGAGGAAGAGAAAGAGGCTGCTTTAAACTACCATAGCGAGAGgctggccattgcctttgccttgCTGAAGTGTCTTCCTGGTACTCCTATCAGGATAGTGAAGAACTTGAGGGTGTGTGGAGACTGCCATTTGGTAATTAAGTTAATATCTAAG GACTACTGCAGTGAAAGCATTGGGGCGACCTCATCTGTTGCAGATCGCTGCAATCTCAGTCTTGGTCTAACTCACTAA